In Flavobacterium sp. GSB-24, the genomic window AAATCTATTTATAAGATAAATTAGTGATTCATTCCTGCTTAAAAAAGATTGAATCATATGGAAACTCTAAATGAATTGAAGTTCTGATTAAACAAGATTATAAATAAAATTTATATATACTAAAAATTATTAATTTGTTTTATAATCGTAGAATTATCAATTTTGTCCTGTCAATAAGAAATGACAGAGATAAATAAAAATTTTAAATAAATTAAAACCTAAAAGAAATGAAAACCAATTTAAAAACAATCGTAACAACAAGCTTCGCCATTTTTTTATTAGCTGTATCAACAGTATTTGCTCAAAGTCAAAGAAAACCGGCAAGTTTAGGAAGAGAAGAATATATTGAAGTAGAGAAAAATGTAAAACTGCATGTAACGGATTTAGGAGAAGGAAAACCAGTAGTACTGATTCACGGATGGCCATTAAGTGATGCTATGTATGAATACCAATATGCAGAACTTATCCAGAAAGGATATCGCGTTATCGGAATTACTTTAAGAGGTTTTGGATTATCAGACAAACCGGGTGGTGCGTACAACTATGATGTTTATGCAGATGATATCAAAGTAATCCTAGACAAACTTAAAATTGAAGGAGCAACAATCGGCGGATTCTCTATGGGAGGCGCAACAGTGATTCATTATGTTGCCAAATACAATGCAGCCCACGTTTCAAAACTGGCTTTGTTTGGTGCAGCAGCTCCATTATGGACAAAAAGAGCAGATTTTAACTACGGTTTCTGGACAAAAGAAGATGTAAACGGTCTTATTGCCCTTAATAATACTAACAGACCACAATTATTTGAGAATTTCGGAAAAATATTCCCAGCAAATGAAACAAGCGTATCGGCAGGACAAGGTGCATGGTTAGGAACTATTCAGGCACAGGCATCTCCATATGCAATGGGAGAATCTATGAAAGCACTTCGTGATACAGATTTAAGAGAAGATTTGAAAAAAATCAAAATACCAACTCTTATACTTCACGGAACACAGGACAAAATTTGTTCTTACGAATTAGCTGAACAAATGCACAAATCAATTGCCAATTCAACTTTGGTTCCATTCGAGAAAAGCGGTCATGCCTTGTTTATCGAAGAGCTTCCAAAATTTAATGCTGAATTGATCAAATTCATAAAATAATAAGATAAATAAAAACAAAAATTAGGAAAGTCGTCTTTTAAAGATGACTTTCTTTTTTAGATAATTATAAGAAGGAAATAATGAAAAATATAGTAACACTTGCATTAGTACTATTGAGTTTTAATTTATCAGCACAAACTCCAGAGCAAAAGCTAAGTCAATTAGGAATTCAATTGCCGCAAATACCAGAATCATTAGGAAGTTATGTGGATATGGTAAAAGTTGGAAACATGGTTTTCCTGTCGGGAAGAGGACCGCTTAAAGCAGACGGGAAATACATTGCTGGAAAAGTCGGGAGCAGTCTCACCACCGAAGAAGGTTATCAGGCCGCCAGGCTGACAGCCATAAATCAGCTGGCGGTACTTAAACGTGCTTTTGGAAGTCTGAACAAAATAAAACGCATAGTAAAAGTAAATGGTTATGTAAATACCGCGGAGTCTTTTACTGACCAATCAAAAGTAATGAATGGTTTTTCTGATTTATTAATTGAAGTGTTTGGCGAGAAGGGCAGGCATGCGCGTACTTCTGTGGGTGTATATACACTTCCGCAAAACATGGTAATTGAAGCAGAAATGATTGTTGAAATGGAATAACTGTCCAGTATTGTTTTATCATATATCATATTTGCCATCGAAGCTTTTTTCTTAAATCGTATTGGATAATTTATTTAAGTTAAAACCAGACAGTCTTAGCTTTTTGCCGAGCAGTGTTATGAATTCACTTTAACAATGTGTCACAAAAATATAGATTAGTTATATGGTATTTTTTCATAGAGGTGATTCATAATTAGGCTAAAATTCAAAAGAATAAATTATTATAATTTCGTGTATGAAATATACTTTTTAGTATATTTGCTGTCTAATTAATTTAAAATGATGACTAAGGCCGAAAAAACAAAACAATTCATATTAGAAACTGCGGTTCCTCTTTATAATGAAAAGGGCATTTCGGGAGTTAACATTGATGATGTTCTTGAGGCGACCAAGCTTACCAAAGGATGTTTATATGGTCATTTTGAAAATAAAGAAGATTTGTCTGACCAAGTAATTGACTTATCTCTTAAGATGGTTTCTGATAGAATAAGAGCTGCTGTTTACGGCTCAAAGACAATGAAGGGCAAAATACATGCCTTTTTAGATTTTTATAAAAACCCCATTAATACCTATATTTCAGGCGGATGCCCGATATTTAATACTGCAGTAGAGGCAGATGATAATTATCCCTTTATAAGAGAAAAAGTGGCTAAAGTATTTAAAAAAGGTCAACAGGAATTAACCGCTCTGCTTCAAGAAGGAATTAATAACGGAGAATTTTCTGCCAAACTAGATCCCGTTGTTTTTGCTTTTAAATTGGTAGCTTCTGTTGAAGGGGGAATAGTAATGTGCAGAGTTATGCAGACTGCAAAACCAATGCAGGGTTTAGTAAAGAGTCTAAAGTCTGAATTAGAACAATACGTCATCTAATTTTTTTTAGTATGAAATAAACTAAAAAGTATAATTTAAAATAGACTTTTTAGTTTATTTTAAACAAAACAATCTGTTGATCAGAGAACCAAAAACATAAAATTAATTTAAATAATTATGAAATAAAAAAACGGCAAATACAATATTTATAAGTGGCAGAAGTGACCGAATAAGATTCGCAATTGCAACAAAAAACTAAATCCAGAGCAGTTAGTAAAAGCTCTTATTTCTGGAATCAAAAAGAGCAATTTACTATTCGTGTTGGTAATTCTAAATTATTATTGTTAGCAGGTTTTTTCCAAAACTGGCTTTCAATCTGGTAAATTCTAAAAAAACTACGCTGCCTTAAGCAGTAATTAAACTTTAAAACATCTAAAATGAAAGCATTTGTAATTAATAAATACAGTAAAAAGCAAAGTCTGCATCGTGTAGAACTTTCTTTACCAGATGTAAAAGAAAATGATATATTGGTCGAAATCCATGCGGCAGGTGTCAATCTTTTAGACTCTAAAATAAAAACAGGAGAATTTAAACTCATTCTACCCTATAAACTGCCGCTCATTTTAGGTCATGATGTGGCAGGAATAGTTGTAAAAACAGGAAAGAATGTAAAAAAGTTTAAAACTGGGGACCAGATCTATGCGAGAGTCTCAGATTACCGAATAGGTACGTTTGCCCAGTTTATTGCCATTGACGAAAAAGATGCCGCCCTGAAACCTACAAATCTTTCGATGGAAGAAGCTGCATCTATTCCGCTGGTAGGGCTTACATCGTGGCAGGTTTTGGTTGAAAGAGCTGGAGTAAAATCAGGTCAAAAAGTGTTTATACAGGCGGGATCTGGTGGAGTTGGAACTTTTGCTATTCAGCTGGCCAAACATTTGGGTGCTGTAGTTGCTACTACGGCAGGTGCTCAAAGTACCGGCTTATTAAAAAAACTTGGAGCTGATATTGTTATTGATTACAAAAACAGTGATTTCGAAAAAATCTTGAGTGATTATGATGCAGTCTTAAATAGTCAGGATCAGAAAACACTCGAAAAATCGCTGCGAATATTAAAACCAGGTGGCAAACTAATTTCTATTTCCGGACCGCCGACACCTGTTTTTGCAAAAGAAATCAAAGCTCCTTGGTTTGTAAAAATTGTCCTGTCATTACTAAGTTCTAGTATCCGTAAAAAAGCAAAACATAAAAACGTAGACTATTCTTTTTTGTTTATGAAAGCAGATGGGGAGCAGTTAAGTGAAATTACCAAACTTATCGAGTCTGGTGTAATCAAACCTATTGTTGATAAAATTTTTCCTTTCGAAAAAACAAACGATGCGTTGTCTTATGTAGAAAGCGGAAGGGCTAAAGGAAAAGTTGTCATTAAAATAAAATAACATTTTTACCCGAAAGCAAAGGTTTTTATGCATTCATATTTGTGATGTAAAAACTTTTTCTAAGATTTTAATCGGCACTTTTCAGTTTCAAATTAGCATTTATTTCACCTGATAGTTATGAATATTTTTCTTTTTCATTATTCATTGTGGCCCTAGCAGGTGATTTATAAACGATAATCAAATATTGTTTAAATTAGAAAATACTGTTTAACTGATTTGCAGTATCAAAAATGCTTTTTTGAATCAAAAGTGCCAGATTAATAATTATAAAGATTAGAACCTAAAAATCCGGAAGAACTTGATTGGTTAGTACGTGAAACTAATTTGGGAGTTGCAATCAATATAATTCCTAACTATATGCGAACAGGCGCTCCTTTTCTAAATGACATTCTCTAATTATACTTGTAAGTATCCTACACTTACAGGGATGTCCCTCCTTAATTGCACTTTTTGCCATTAATACTTTTAAATCTTATATAGTAAAATATAAGCATGATTATTATTTTACATCAGATATATTATTCGCTCATTTGTGTACATGAAATAAAAGTTTAATTTTACTTTTTTAATTATTAGATTTTCTTACCGCTTGTTATAGTAAAAATATTCCTTCCTAATTTTTTTCACAAGCAGCTGGCTCAATAAAGTATTGTAAGAACTTATTTTTTTATTTACATAAACCCATAATTTCGATGTATAAATTTCTAAAATATACTTTGATACTTTTTATAGTGTCATTAGGTCTAATCTCCTGTAAACAAAAACTGAGTGATAAAATAAAAGTTGGATTTTCTCAGGCCATGACTACTGATGACTGGCGTAAGCAGATGAACAGCTCAATGAAAATTGAAGCCTCATTACGGCCTGAAGTCGATCTGACTATAAAAGATGCCAATAACAGCATAGAGAAGCAAATAGAAGATATTGAAGGATTCATATCTAATAAAGCAGATGTCATTATTGTATCCCCAATCCAGTCTAAACCTTTGACGGCAGTTGTAGAAAAATCAATAAAAGCCGGAATTCCTGTTCTTATTGTAGACCGGAAAATTGAAGGAGAAAACTATACTGCTTATCTTGGAGCTGATAATATTGAAATTGGCAGAATTGCAGCGCGATATATTATTTCGCACGGTAAAGGTTCAGGTAAGATTATAGAAATAACAGGAGCAAACGGTTCTTCACCAGCGTATGAGCGTAGTTTAGGGTTTGATCAGATTATCAAAGAAAATAAACGTTTCAAAATTGAAAAAATCATATTTGGTGATTGGGAAAAAGAGTCAGTTAAAGCGCCCCTAAAAGCGATTCTTTTGCAAAATCCTGATATCGAATATATTTTTGCCCATAATGACCGTATGGCTTTAAGTGCCTGGGAAACTGCCAAAACTGCAGGACTGGAAAAGAAAATTAAATTTATTGGTGTTGACGGACTCAACACAGTGAATGGGGGAATAGAATTGGTTAAAAACGGAGTTTTAGACGGAACAGTGCTGTATCCGACAGGAGGAAATGAAGCATTGAAACTGGCTTTAAAAATGTATTATAAAGAAGCAGTTGCAAAAAATAACATACTCAATACAATCGTAATAGATAAGAATAATGCTGAAATTATCGAAAATCAAATGGATAAAGTCGATCAGCAGCAGACAGTTATTGAGTCTCAGCAGGGAGCAATAAAAGTTCAGGAAAGAGAATATGCTTCGCAGAACAATCTGGTTCGATTATTGAGTTTTTTCTTAGTGATTATTTTGAGTCTGACTATCTACAGCATTTATTCAACTATTTCTATTTCAAAGAAGAAAAAACAGCTTGAAAAAATTAATCAGACTGTTATTGACCAGAATAATGAAATTCAGGAAATGGCTCAGCTTGCGACTAAAAGCAATGAAGCAAAACTGAATTTCTTTACAGGACTTTCACATGAATTTAAAACTCCTATAACTTTGATTATGAGTTATGTAGAGTCGCTGATTGAAAATGAAAAAATTAAGGGAACTGCCCTTATCGATGAAGTAAAACTAATTCATAAAAACTCAAACAGATTATTGCGTTTGATCAATCAGTTATTGGATTTCAGGAAAATTGAAGAGCAAAAATTTACCCTTAGGGCTTCCAGTACAAAAATTTACGATTTCACAAATGAAGTCATGGCTAATTTTAAAGGCGAAGCTGCCAGAAGAAATATTGATTTTCAATTAAGCTGTAAAAACAAAAATCTGGAACTCTTTATTGATCGCGGTTTAATGGACAAAGTATATTTCAATTTGCTGTCAAATGCTTTTAAATTTACGCCCGATAATGGTAAAATTAGTATTTCAATTGTCGAAAATCAGGATAATACAGTACAGATCCATTTTAAAGATTCCGGAATTGGAATCCCTGATGATGAACTTTCAAATGTTTTTGATCCATTTTTCAGGGCTTCAAATAATAATAAAAACAGTTCAGGCATTGGATTGCATTTATCAAAAGAGTTTGTGCTTTTGCATCAAGGAATAATCGAACTGAAATCTAAGCAGGGCAGTGAATTTGTCATTACATTATTAAAAGGAAGCAGTCATTTACAGCCTGGTGAAATTATTCAAAAAGCCGAAAACCTAACCAGTATTCCAAACTTAATTACTGATAATTTAAATATAGAACCCGATTTAAAAGAATCAAACACCATTTCTGATGCTGAGAAACACACTCTACTAATCATAGAAGACAATGTAGATTTGGTTAACTTTTTAAAAGCAAAACTGTCCAATGAATATGTAGTGTATAATTCTGATGGAAGCGATGCGATTCAAAAAGCATTAGAAATTATTCCGGATATTATAATCTGTGATATTAATTTAGTAGATAAAGATGGTTACGAGATTAGTAAAGAATTGAAGAAAGATCTTCGTTCTTCTCATATTCCAATTATTATTTTAACTGCGCAGAGTAATAAAGAATCTGTTTTGAAAGGATTGCAAAGCGGAGTAGACCAGTATCTTACGAAGCCTTTCAGTCTTTCTATTTTGAAACAATCTATATCAAGCTTGCTTTTTAATAGAGAGAAACTTCGTTATTATTATACTAATAATATTTATCGTGTTGAGCCTGAATCGAAATTTGGCAATCAGGAACAATCCTTTATTACCAAAATGAATGATATTATTAAAAAGAATGTCGAAAATCCTAAATTCTCTGTTGAAGATTTAGCCGATAAACTTGGAGTTTCCAGAGTTCAGCTGTATCGAAAAGTAAAAGCAATTATCGGAATTAATATCAGCGACCATATTAATAATGTAAAATTAGAGAAGGCGGCAGAGCTTTTAAAGTTAAATAATATGAATATTTCTGAAATTGCTTACTCGCTGGGATTCTCTTCTCCCAATTATTTTTCTACAGCTTTTAAGAATAAATTTGGAATTTCACCAAAGGAATACAAATCCTCAAATTAATATTGATTTAAAATTGATACAAATCAGGTATCAATTTTAAACCTAATGTAACAAAATCGAAACTACACGGTTTTCGTAAATAAGTTTTAAATTATGTAAAGCCTTGTAAATAAGTCTTTTAGTGTAAAAATATCAAACTATCAATAATTATAGAATAAAATTGTAACATCATTAAAAATAAGTTGTTTTTATTGCGGATATCTTAGCAACAAGTTTTTAATACATCTACAATGAACAAGATATTGATTTGGTCTGTTACTGCTGCACTGGCAGGTTTTCTATTCGGTTTTGATACCGTAGTTATTTCTGGAGCTGATAAACAACTACAGCTTCTCTGGCATTCATCTGATGCTTTTCATGGATCTGTTGTTATGGCAATGGCACTGTGGGGAACAGTCGTAGGTGCTATTTTTGGAGGAATCCCAACCAATAAAATAGGACGTAAAAAAACCCTGTTTTGGATCGGAATTTTATATTTCATTTCTGCAGTTGGTGCTGCTTTTGCCAATGATCCTTATGTTTTTGCTGCTTTTAGGTTTATTGGAGGTTTGGGTGTTGGGGCTTCAACCATTGCTGCTCCGGCGTACGTTTCAGAAATTGCTCCAGCTGAAAAACGAGGGAGATTGGTTGCTTTGTATCAGTTTAATATTGTTCTGGGTATTTTAATCGCGTTTATATCTAATTATTTTTTAAAAGACATTGGAGAAAATGCTTGGCGCTGGATGGTTGGGGTTCAGGCTATTCCGTCTGTTGTTTATATTCTTTTTATCATAACAATTCCAGAAAGTCCAAGATGGCTCCTGTCCAGAAACCGTGATGAAGAAGCCCGTAAAGTACTCCTTAAAATCGATCCCTCGGCCTCTCTTTCTTCCATTATGGATGATTCCAGAGAAAATGGAGTGACGAAACATGAAAATATATTCATGAAGAAATACCGTTTCCCTTTAATCCTAGCTTTTTTAATTGCTTTTTTCAATCAGTTTTCAGGAATCAATGCTTTTTTATATTATGCACCCAGAATTTTTGAAGAAGCAGGTTTAGGACAGAACACGGCTTTATTAAGCAGTATCGGCATTGGGATCACCAATCTTATATTTACTTTAATTGGAGTAGCATTAATTGACAGATTAGGAAGGAAGTTGTTAATGTATATTGGTTCTATTGGATATATCATATCTTTAGGATTAGTTTCTGCTTCATTTTATTACAATTGGGGAGGATTATCAGTACCCATTTTTCTTTTCCTGTTTATAGCTTCACACGCCATCGGTCAGGGAGCAGTTATCTGGGTTTTCATCTCAGAAATTTTTCCAAATCATATCCGTGCATCGGGACAGGCATTTGGAAGTTCAGTGCATTGGGTTCTGGCAGCGATTATTCCGTCTTTAATTCCAATGTTGTTTTCAGAAATAGGACCAGATGCCGTATTCTTAATTTTTACACTAATGATGGTATTACAGCTCCTGTTCGTAATTTTTATGATGCCGGAAACTAAAGGAATCTCTTTAGAAGTATTAAGCGAAAATCTAACCAAAAAAAATATCAAAAAAAATGAAATCAAAGAAACATCTGCCGCTGGCATTCTATAGTGCGATACTCCTTTCAGCAGGGGGATTTATACCGTACTCGGCTGTTGCACAAACAACTGCTGTTTCAGTATCAGCCTCGGCTGAGGAACAAATGTACCGACCTAATTTTCATTTTACACCAAAAAAAGGCTGGATGAATGATCCTAACGGAATGTTCTATGCAGATGGGAAATATCATTTATTCTACCAGCATTTTCCTGATGGAAATAAATGGGGACCAATGCATTGGGGGCATGCGGTCAGTAAAGATCTGATTCAATGGGAAGAATTGCCTATCGCAATTTACCCAGATAAGGATAAATATATTTTCTCAGGAAGTGCTGTTGTAGATATAAATAATACATCAGGTTTAGGTATCGAAAATACGGCGCCAATTGTAGCGGTTTATACGCTGCATGATATGACAAAGGAAAAAGAAAATAAAATTGATGTTGAGCAGCAGGATATTGCTTTCTCGAATGACAATGGTTTTACATGGCAGAAATTTGAGGAAGGAAATCCTGTCGTAAGAAACCCGGGAATTCGTGATTTTCGTGACCCAAAAGTGACTTGGGATAAAACCCATAAACAATGGATAATGGTTTTAGCAGCGCAGGACCGTTCCCAATTTTATAAATCCAAAGACTTAAAAAGCTGGCAATATTTATCTGATTTCGGAAAAAATATTGGGGCACATGGAGGTGTTTGGGAATGTCCAGATTTTTTTGAAATAAAAGTGCAGGGTACAAATGAAACCAAATGGGTTTTAATTCAGAGCTTAAATCCAGGAGGTGCAAATGGAGGTTCTGGAACGCAATATTTTATTGGAGATTTTGATGGAACTGCTTTTACATTAGACCCAAATTTTGCCAAAAGAATAGAACAGGAAAAAGCCGTCTGGATAGATTACGGAAAAGATAATTATGCCGGTGTAACATGGAATAATATTCCAAACTCGGACGGGCGAAGATTATTTATCGGCTGGATGTCCAATTGGGATTATGCCCAAGATGTACCGACAAATGTCTGGAGAAGCAGCACTACGATCGCTAGAGAAATTCAGCTAATAAAAAAAGGAAATGAGTTCAGTCTGATTAGCATTCCTGTAAAAGAAATCAATAAATATATTTCTAAAACAATCAAAGGCAAAAGCTTAAAAGGTAAAGGTAATCTTTCTATTCCAGAAGCTGCAAAAGTTGATTTAACTAAGGCAATTATTGATTTTAAGCTAAAAAACATAAAACAGGACACCTACATTTTTATGCTTTCAAATGATAAAGGCGAGTCTTTGACATTCGGAATCAATAATAAAGCTCATTATTTATTTGTGGACCGTTCAAAGTCTGGAAAAAATGATTTCTCAGAAAAATTTGCTGCAACGATTACCAAAGCATCTTTAGGCGGCAGTCAAAAAGAGGGTGCTTTTAAAATTATTCTGGATAAAACATCTATTGAAATATTTTACAATAATGGCGAAAAAGTTATAACCGAAATCTTTTTCCCGCAGCAGCCATTTACATCTCTTTCGGTGTCTTCAAAACAGACAATAGAATTAAACAACCTCGTAATTAACCAATTAAATAAAAACTAACTAAAAACCACTAACCTCATGAAAAGTAAAATTATTTATTTTCTATTTTTCTTCTTTCCCATGCTGATGATGACAGCTCAGGAAAACGGAGTAAAGGGAACGGTAATTTCGGCAGATGACGGAATGCCGCTTCCAGGAGCAACCGTAATTATTTCGGGTACAAATACCAGTACAGCAACAGATTTTGATGGAAATTTTTCCTTTCAAAATGTTGCTTCAGATGCTGTACTTGTAATCTCGTTTATCGGATATGCGCCGCAATCTATTTCTGTTAACGGGCAGAAAACGATCAATGTAACGCTGAAAGTTGACAACAATCAATTGAATGAAGTTGTAGTAACCGGTTATTCCAAACAAAAGAAAACGGATATCACAGGAGCAGTCGCAGTTGTGAACATGAAAGAAGTCATGAAACAGCCAGAGCCAAACCCGATCAAAGCTTTGCAGGGAAGAGTTGCCGGAGTAAAAGTGTCTTCAGATGGTTCGCCAAGCGGAGGAAATACAAAAGTAGTGATCCGCGGTGTCGGGACGCTGAACAATACAGATCCGCTCTACGTAATTGACGGAATGCCGACAAAATCTGGAATGCATGAATTAAATCCTAACGATATTGAAACCATTCAGGTGCTGAAAGATGCTTCTTCAGCCAGTATTTATGGCTCCCGAGCTTCAAATGGTGTGATTATCATTACAACCAAAAAAGGAAAAGAAGGTAAAATGAGAATCAATTTCAGCACATATGCTTCCTTTTCTGATTATTCAAGAAAGTTAGATGTTCTCAATGCGAACCAGTTTGGTCAGGCACTTTGGCAGGCCAATATAAACGATGGTTTAAATCCAAATAATAATAACCTTCGTTATCAGTTTGACTGGTCGGTAAATAATAATAAACCGCAATTGAATAAAGTTCTGGTTCCAGAATATTTAGATGCCGAGCAAACCATACAAGCTTCAAATACGGACTGGTACGATGCGATTTCTCAAACTGGAGTTGCCAATTCTTATGATTTGTCTGTTTCGAATGCTTCAGACAAAGGGAGCTACGTTTTTTCATTAGGATATTACGGGAACGAAGGCGTGGTTAAAACAACAGATTTTGAAAGAATTTCTGCCCGCATGAATGGGTCGTATAAATATTTTGACGGAAAGCTGGTTATTGGCGAGAATTTCAGTTTAAATAGAACTAATGAAGTAACAGATCCTGGTGTTCTAGACCCCGCGCTTAGAGCTTTACCGATTATTCCGGTGCACACTGTAGACGGAATTGGCTGGGGAGGACCAGTCGGAGGGATGAATGACAGACAGAATCCAGTTCGTCTTTTAGAATACAATAAAGATAATAAATACGATTACCTGCGTCTTTTTGGTAACGCTTACGCGGATTTAGAAATCATTAAAAACCTGCACATCAAAACCAGTTTCGGAATGGATTACGGCTTTTACAAAAAACGTACACTGCAGAGAAGCTACAAATCTGGTTATCTGCAAAACGATCAGACTTCTGTTACCATCGATCAGTCGATCAGCGACAAATGGACATGGACAAATACTGCAATTTATAGCCTGAATTTTGGAAAAAGCAATCTGAATCTGATGGCAGGAACAGAGATGTACAAAGATACTTATGATACAAATACGCTGCGTAAGAACGACTTTTTGATTGAAACTCCAGATTATATGTATCCCGATGCAGGAACAGGAGAATCTTTTACCAGCGGAACTTCTACTGTATATTCTTTACTTTCTTATTTCGGAAAAGCAGATTATGAGTTTGATAATCGATATCTGGTTTCGGCTACAATTCGTCGTGATGGTTCTTCCCGTTTTGGAAAAAACAATCAGTTTGGAACTTTTCCAGCAGTTTCAGCAGGATGGAGAATCAGCAACGAAAATTTTATCAAAAACAATGCTTCTGTTTTTTCAGATTTAAAATTAAGAGCAGGCTGGGGACAGACTGGTAATCAGGAAATCAGTAATACTGCGGTTTATTCGCTTTATCTGGCAAGTTATGCGGGTGGAAGTCCAACATGGGCAACTTCTTTTGGAACAGCTTACGATATTGCAGGAAATGGAAACGGATTACTTCCGTCTGGTTTTATTGCGACTCAGTCTGGAAATGATGATTTGAAATGGGAGACAACTACACAAACGAATATTGGTTTGGACTTTGGTTTATTCAAACAAAAATTAAGCGGATCTGTAGATTATTATATCAAAAAAACAGATGATATTCTAGTATTGCCACCTTATTTAGGAGTTATTGGAGAAGGCGGAAACCGCTGGGTAAACGGAGCTTCTATGGATAACAAAGGCTGGGAGTTTTCTCTGGGCTATCATGATGAAACCTCATTTGGACTGAAATATGATATTTCAGGAAATATTTCGGCAAACAAAAATAAGATTACAC contains:
- a CDS encoding RidA family protein codes for the protein MKNIVTLALVLLSFNLSAQTPEQKLSQLGIQLPQIPESLGSYVDMVKVGNMVFLSGRGPLKADGKYIAGKVGSSLTTEEGYQAARLTAINQLAVLKRAFGSLNKIKRIVKVNGYVNTAESFTDQSKVMNGFSDLLIEVFGEKGRHARTSVGVYTLPQNMVIEAEMIVEME
- a CDS encoding TetR/AcrR family transcriptional regulator — encoded protein: MMTKAEKTKQFILETAVPLYNEKGISGVNIDDVLEATKLTKGCLYGHFENKEDLSDQVIDLSLKMVSDRIRAAVYGSKTMKGKIHAFLDFYKNPINTYISGGCPIFNTAVEADDNYPFIREKVAKVFKKGQQELTALLQEGINNGEFSAKLDPVVFAFKLVASVEGGIVMCRVMQTAKPMQGLVKSLKSELEQYVI
- a CDS encoding sugar porter family MFS transporter, whose product is MNKILIWSVTAALAGFLFGFDTVVISGADKQLQLLWHSSDAFHGSVVMAMALWGTVVGAIFGGIPTNKIGRKKTLFWIGILYFISAVGAAFANDPYVFAAFRFIGGLGVGASTIAAPAYVSEIAPAEKRGRLVALYQFNIVLGILIAFISNYFLKDIGENAWRWMVGVQAIPSVVYILFIITIPESPRWLLSRNRDEEARKVLLKIDPSASLSSIMDDSRENGVTKHENIFMKKYRFPLILAFLIAFFNQFSGINAFLYYAPRIFEEAGLGQNTALLSSIGIGITNLIFTLIGVALIDRLGRKLLMYIGSIGYIISLGLVSASFYYNWGGLSVPIFLFLFIASHAIGQGAVIWVFISEIFPNHIRASGQAFGSSVHWVLAAIIPSLIPMLFSEIGPDAVFLIFTLMMVLQLLFVIFMMPETKGISLEVLSENLTKKNIKKNEIKETSAAGIL
- a CDS encoding alpha/beta hydrolase, coding for MKTNLKTIVTTSFAIFLLAVSTVFAQSQRKPASLGREEYIEVEKNVKLHVTDLGEGKPVVLIHGWPLSDAMYEYQYAELIQKGYRVIGITLRGFGLSDKPGGAYNYDVYADDIKVILDKLKIEGATIGGFSMGGATVIHYVAKYNAAHVSKLALFGAAAPLWTKRADFNYGFWTKEDVNGLIALNNTNRPQLFENFGKIFPANETSVSAGQGAWLGTIQAQASPYAMGESMKALRDTDLREDLKKIKIPTLILHGTQDKICSYELAEQMHKSIANSTLVPFEKSGHALFIEELPKFNAELIKFIK
- a CDS encoding substrate-binding domain-containing protein; this encodes MYKFLKYTLILFIVSLGLISCKQKLSDKIKVGFSQAMTTDDWRKQMNSSMKIEASLRPEVDLTIKDANNSIEKQIEDIEGFISNKADVIIVSPIQSKPLTAVVEKSIKAGIPVLIVDRKIEGENYTAYLGADNIEIGRIAARYIISHGKGSGKIIEITGANGSSPAYERSLGFDQIIKENKRFKIEKIIFGDWEKESVKAPLKAILLQNPDIEYIFAHNDRMALSAWETAKTAGLEKKIKFIGVDGLNTVNGGIELVKNGVLDGTVLYPTGGNEALKLALKMYYKEAVAKNNILNTIVIDKNNAEIIENQMDKVDQQQTVIESQQGAIKVQEREYASQNNLVRLLSFFLVIILSLTIYSIYSTISISKKKKQLEKINQTVIDQNNEIQEMAQLATKSNEAKLNFFTGLSHEFKTPITLIMSYVESLIENEKIKGTALIDEVKLIHKNSNRLLRLINQLLDFRKIEEQKFTLRASSTKIYDFTNEVMANFKGEAARRNIDFQLSCKNKNLELFIDRGLMDKVYFNLLSNAFKFTPDNGKISISIVENQDNTVQIHFKDSGIGIPDDELSNVFDPFFRASNNNKNSSGIGLHLSKEFVLLHQGIIELKSKQGSEFVITLLKGSSHLQPGEIIQKAENLTSIPNLITDNLNIEPDLKESNTISDAEKHTLLIIEDNVDLVNFLKAKLSNEYVVYNSDGSDAIQKALEIIPDIIICDINLVDKDGYEISKELKKDLRSSHIPIIILTAQSNKESVLKGLQSGVDQYLTKPFSLSILKQSISSLLFNREKLRYYYTNNIYRVEPESKFGNQEQSFITKMNDIIKKNVENPKFSVEDLADKLGVSRVQLYRKVKAIIGINISDHINNVKLEKAAELLKLNNMNISEIAYSLGFSSPNYFSTAFKNKFGISPKEYKSSN
- a CDS encoding NADP-dependent oxidoreductase, with protein sequence MKAFVINKYSKKQSLHRVELSLPDVKENDILVEIHAAGVNLLDSKIKTGEFKLILPYKLPLILGHDVAGIVVKTGKNVKKFKTGDQIYARVSDYRIGTFAQFIAIDEKDAALKPTNLSMEEAASIPLVGLTSWQVLVERAGVKSGQKVFIQAGSGGVGTFAIQLAKHLGAVVATTAGAQSTGLLKKLGADIVIDYKNSDFEKILSDYDAVLNSQDQKTLEKSLRILKPGGKLISISGPPTPVFAKEIKAPWFVKIVLSLLSSSIRKKAKHKNVDYSFLFMKADGEQLSEITKLIESGVIKPIVDKIFPFEKTNDALSYVESGRAKGKVVIKIK